One segment of Clostridium ljungdahlii DSM 13528 DNA contains the following:
- a CDS encoding TVP38/TMEM64 family protein has protein sequence MKKLKIVLKKYRSYIVLAIILFILIAVAYEYYNKYMYIFRDPNKIKNWIMSYGKYGVVVFLFIQFLQVVAFFIPGEIVQIAGGYIYGTLFGSIISILGITFGSIAAYSISRIYGKPLVNKIISDKDLKFFRKMLNLGSINFIVFLLYVIPGIPKDVLAYICGISNISFKHFIFYSTLGRLPGVIISAYFGSKIYTGNKIVLILIGITMTLLFVIGVLKGEKIIVKITKNKTSEGDKQL, from the coding sequence TTGAAAAAACTAAAAATAGTATTAAAGAAATATAGATCTTATATAGTGTTAGCAATTATATTGTTTATATTAATTGCAGTTGCATATGAATATTACAATAAATACATGTACATATTTAGAGATCCAAATAAAATAAAGAATTGGATTATGTCCTATGGCAAATATGGAGTAGTAGTATTTCTATTTATTCAATTTTTGCAGGTAGTTGCTTTTTTTATACCTGGAGAGATTGTCCAAATTGCAGGAGGATACATATATGGAACGTTGTTTGGAAGTATCATATCAATTTTAGGCATAACTTTTGGCAGCATAGCAGCTTACAGTATATCTAGAATTTATGGGAAGCCGCTTGTAAACAAAATAATATCTGACAAAGATTTAAAATTTTTTCGTAAAATGTTGAACTTAGGCAGCATAAACTTTATAGTATTTTTGTTATATGTAATTCCAGGAATACCTAAGGATGTTCTGGCTTATATATGTGGAATATCAAACATTAGCTTTAAACATTTTATATTTTATTCAACTTTAGGAAGGCTGCCTGGAGTAATTATTTCAGCATATTTTGGATCAAAAATATATACTGGAAATAAAATAGTTCTTATATTAATAGGAATCACAATGACACTTTTATTTGTAATAGGCGTGTTAAAGGGAGAAAAGATAATAGTTAAGATAACAAAAAATAAAACTTCAGAAGGCGATAAACAACTTTAA
- a CDS encoding DNA-3-methyladenine glycosylase family protein encodes MDFNYVEDFENGIIIKNVRNFELAHIFECGQCFRWHREENGNYIGVSFGKVIEVEKKGEDVILYNTSQQDFKEIWAEYFDLYRDYNEIKNILSKDPVLKKAIEFGEGIRLLKQDPFELIVSFIISANNRIPMIQRAIKNISEKWGEPLEYKNKIYYSFPKIDKLKEATLEELASCGTGFRNKYIKDTVSKIYYNGTKTKENYDEKYDINWIKDQEDEVCHKELQKFMGIGPKVSDCIMLFSMQKYSAFPVDVWVKRAMNYFYLAPDVSLKKIRDFGISKFGKLSGFAQQYLFYYVRENNIKL; translated from the coding sequence ATGGATTTTAATTATGTAGAGGATTTTGAAAATGGAATTATAATAAAAAATGTTCGAAATTTTGAATTAGCTCATATATTTGAATGTGGGCAGTGTTTTAGATGGCATAGAGAAGAAAATGGTAACTATATAGGTGTAAGTTTTGGAAAAGTAATAGAGGTAGAAAAAAAGGGAGAGGATGTGATTTTATATAACACATCTCAGCAAGATTTTAAGGAAATTTGGGCAGAGTATTTTGATTTGTATAGGGACTACAATGAAATAAAAAATATACTTAGTAAAGATCCTGTTTTAAAGAAAGCTATAGAATTTGGAGAAGGAATCAGATTATTAAAGCAGGATCCCTTTGAATTGATAGTTTCTTTTATAATATCTGCTAATAATAGAATTCCAATGATACAGAGGGCTATAAAAAATATAAGTGAAAAATGGGGAGAGCCTTTAGAATATAAAAATAAAATTTATTACAGTTTTCCTAAAATAGATAAATTAAAGGAAGCCACTTTAGAAGAACTTGCTTCTTGTGGAACTGGTTTTAGAAATAAATATATAAAAGATACTGTATCAAAGATTTATTATAATGGAACTAAAACTAAAGAAAATTACGATGAAAAATATGATATTAATTGGATTAAAGATCAAGAGGATGAGGTATGCCATAAAGAGCTTCAAAAATTTATGGGTATAGGTCCTAAAGTATCAGATTGCATTATGCTTTTCTCTATGCAGAAATATTCTGCATTTCCTGTAGATGTATGGGTTAAGAGAGCTATGAATTATTTTTATCTGGCACCAGATGTATCGCTAAAAAAGATAAGAGATTTTGGAATAAGCAAATTTGGCAAGTTGTCAGGATTTGCACAGCAGTATTTATTTTATTATGTTAGGGAAAATAATATAAAGTTATAG
- a CDS encoding 4Fe-4S dicluster domain-containing protein, with amino-acid sequence MKDFETPLKKLKYLVLKEVSSLTRENKLTEKELKKIPYKIICGDKEEYRCCVYKERAVVYERALLASGFVPTYNTTLDLKKIVDREYIMYVLSAACDKCPIYKYRVTEACRGCIQHKCMEVCPAKAISKVDGRAHINQDICKECGMCKKVCPYNAIAEVMRPCKKSCPTGALEINSKNRMAMIEKEKCINCGACMAACPFGAVSDRSYISEVTKALMGENKVYAVVAPAITGQFGCKVTVGQVKDAFKKIGFEDILEAACGADAVTVNESNEFVERMKNGDKYMTNSCCPGFMGYIEKEFPGEVVKISGTVSPMIAAARAIKNQDKNAVVVFVGPCTAKKSEITRESIKGAVDYAMTFEEIAALFGAFDVDPENCEDVPIDDASVYGRGFAQGGGLTAAIENYIGEEKIDIQFDPVKVSGKDEIKKAMTSAKIGRLPGNFIEGMMCEGGCIGGPATMISSMKARGQLIKFSKQSHKKSVLSNEKLEEFKDVDLER; translated from the coding sequence ATGAAAGATTTTGAAACACCCTTAAAAAAACTAAAGTATTTGGTGTTAAAGGAGGTTTCTTCTTTAACAAGAGAAAACAAATTAACTGAAAAAGAATTGAAAAAAATACCCTATAAAATAATTTGCGGTGATAAGGAAGAGTATAGATGTTGTGTGTATAAGGAAAGGGCTGTTGTATATGAGAGGGCTCTTTTGGCTTCAGGATTTGTTCCAACATATAATACTACATTGGACCTAAAGAAAATTGTAGATAGGGAATACATAATGTATGTACTTTCAGCTGCCTGTGATAAATGTCCTATATATAAATATCGTGTGACAGAGGCTTGCAGGGGATGTATACAGCATAAATGTATGGAAGTATGTCCGGCAAAAGCAATATCCAAGGTAGATGGAAGGGCTCATATAAATCAAGATATTTGCAAAGAGTGTGGTATGTGTAAAAAAGTATGTCCTTATAACGCCATTGCAGAAGTAATGAGGCCTTGTAAAAAGTCTTGTCCAACTGGAGCTTTGGAAATAAACTCAAAAAACAGGATGGCAATGATAGAAAAAGAAAAGTGCATTAATTGTGGTGCTTGCATGGCAGCATGCCCATTTGGAGCTGTATCAGATAGAAGCTATATTTCTGAGGTAACTAAGGCACTTATGGGTGAGAATAAAGTGTATGCAGTAGTAGCACCTGCTATAACAGGACAGTTTGGGTGCAAAGTTACAGTAGGTCAGGTAAAAGATGCATTTAAAAAAATAGGATTTGAAGATATATTGGAAGCAGCTTGTGGGGCTGATGCTGTAACTGTAAATGAAAGCAATGAATTTGTAGAGAGAATGAAAAATGGGGATAAATATATGACAAATTCATGCTGTCCTGGATTCATGGGTTACATTGAAAAGGAATTTCCAGGTGAAGTAGTAAAAATATCAGGTACGGTTTCACCAATGATTGCAGCAGCAAGAGCAATTAAAAATCAGGATAAAAATGCTGTAGTAGTTTTTGTAGGACCTTGCACTGCAAAAAAGTCAGAGATAACTAGAGAATCAATAAAAGGGGCAGTAGACTATGCTATGACTTTTGAAGAAATAGCAGCTTTGTTTGGTGCTTTTGATGTTGATCCAGAAAATTGTGAAGATGTGCCAATAGATGATGCCTCTGTGTATGGAAGAGGATTTGCACAAGGTGGAGGCCTTACAGCGGCTATAGAAAATTATATAGGAGAAGAGAAAATAGATATTCAATTTGATCCTGTAAAGGTAAGTGGAAAAGATGAGATAAAAAAAGCTATGACTTCGGCTAAAATTGGGAGACTTCCGGGTAATTTTATAGAGGGAATGATGTGTGAAGGTGGATGTATTGGGGGGCCGGCTACTATGATTTCTTCTATGAAAGCTAGAGGCCAATTGATTAAATTTAGTAAACAATCTCATAAAAAATCTGTGCTTTCTAATGAAAAACTTGAAGAATTTAAAGATGTAGACCTTGAAAGATAA
- the groL gene encoding chaperonin GroEL (60 kDa chaperone family; promotes refolding of misfolded polypeptides especially under stressful conditions; forms two stacked rings of heptamers to form a barrel-shaped 14mer; ends can be capped by GroES; misfolded proteins enter the barrel where they are refolded when GroES binds) — protein MAKSILFGEDARKSMQEGVNKLANAVKVTLGPKGRNVVLDKKFGSPLITNDGVTIAKEIELEDPYENMGAQLVKEVATKTNDVAGDGTTTATLLAQAIIREGLKNVTAGANPMLIRQGIKIAVDKAVEEIKKISTTVKGKEDIARIAAISASDEEIGKLIADAMEKVGNEGVITVEESKTMGTELDVVEGMQFDRGYLSPYMVTDSEKMEAAIEDPYILITDKKISNIQDILPLLEKIVQQGKKLLIIAEDVEGEALATLVVNKLRGTFTCVAVKAPGFGDRRKEMLQDIAILTGGQVISEELGRDLKEAELEDLGRAESVKIDKENTTIVNGRGDKKAIADRVSQIKVQIEETTSDFDKEKLQERLAKLAGGVAVVKVGAATETELKEKKLRIEDALAATKAGVEEGMVPGGGTAYINAIPEVEKLTSDVPDIKVGIDIIRKALEEPIRQISSNAGVEGSVIIEKVKNSEIGVGYDALKGEYVNMVEKGIVDPTKVTRSALQNAASVAATFLTTEAAVADIPEKAPAGPAAGAPGMGGMEGMY, from the coding sequence ATGGCAAAAAGTATTTTATTCGGTGAAGATGCAAGAAAATCAATGCAAGAAGGCGTAAACAAGTTAGCAAATGCAGTAAAAGTTACACTTGGACCTAAGGGAAGAAATGTAGTACTTGATAAGAAATTTGGTTCACCACTTATAACAAATGATGGTGTTACAATAGCAAAGGAAATAGAATTAGAAGATCCATATGAAAATATGGGAGCACAGCTTGTAAAAGAAGTTGCTACAAAGACAAATGATGTAGCAGGAGATGGAACAACTACAGCTACTTTACTTGCTCAAGCAATAATAAGAGAAGGATTAAAAAATGTTACAGCTGGAGCAAATCCAATGCTTATAAGACAAGGTATAAAGATAGCTGTAGATAAGGCTGTAGAAGAAATAAAGAAAATTTCAACAACTGTAAAAGGAAAAGAAGATATAGCAAGAATTGCAGCTATATCAGCTTCTGATGAAGAAATAGGTAAATTAATAGCTGATGCTATGGAAAAGGTAGGCAACGAAGGTGTCATAACTGTTGAAGAATCAAAAACTATGGGAACTGAATTAGACGTAGTTGAAGGTATGCAGTTTGACAGAGGTTATTTAAGCCCATATATGGTTACTGATTCAGAAAAAATGGAAGCTGCAATAGAAGATCCATATATATTAATAACAGACAAGAAGATATCAAATATTCAAGATATATTACCATTACTTGAGAAAATAGTTCAGCAGGGAAAGAAATTACTTATAATAGCTGAAGATGTAGAAGGAGAAGCACTTGCAACTTTAGTTGTAAATAAGTTAAGAGGAACATTTACTTGTGTAGCAGTAAAAGCACCTGGATTTGGTGATAGAAGAAAAGAAATGCTTCAGGATATAGCAATACTTACTGGAGGACAGGTAATATCAGAAGAATTAGGAAGAGATTTAAAAGAAGCTGAATTAGAAGATTTAGGAAGAGCTGAATCTGTAAAGATAGACAAAGAAAATACTACTATAGTAAATGGACGTGGAGATAAAAAAGCTATAGCAGATAGAGTATCACAGATTAAGGTTCAAATAGAAGAAACTACTTCAGATTTCGATAAAGAAAAACTTCAAGAAAGACTTGCAAAACTTGCAGGTGGAGTAGCTGTAGTAAAAGTTGGAGCAGCAACTGAAACTGAATTAAAAGAGAAAAAATTGAGAATAGAAGATGCACTTGCAGCTACAAAAGCAGGTGTTGAAGAAGGTATGGTACCAGGAGGCGGAACTGCTTATATAAATGCAATTCCAGAAGTTGAAAAATTAACTTCAGATGTACCAGATATAAAAGTTGGTATAGACATAATAAGAAAAGCATTAGAAGAGCCAATTAGGCAGATATCAAGCAATGCCGGCGTTGAAGGATCAGTAATAATTGAAAAAGTTAAAAATAGTGAAATTGGCGTTGGATATGATGCATTAAAAGGCGAATATGTAAACATGGTAGAAAAAGGTATTGTAGATCCAACTAAAGTTACAAGATCAGCACTTCAAAATGCAGCATCCGTAGCAGCTACATTCTTAACTACAGAAGCAGCAGTTGCAGATATTCCAGAAAAAGCACCTGCAGGTCCAGCAGCAGGTGCACCAGGAATGGGCGGAATGGAAGGAATGTATTAA
- the groES gene encoding co-chaperone GroES, which translates to MKIRPLGDRVVIKKLEAEETTKSGIVLPGSAKEKPQEAEVVAVGIGGTVDGKEVKMEVKVGDKVLFSKYAGNEVKIDAQEYTILKQDDILAIIE; encoded by the coding sequence ATGAAAATTAGACCACTTGGAGACAGAGTCGTAATTAAAAAATTAGAAGCTGAGGAAACTACAAAAAGCGGTATTGTTTTACCGGGAAGTGCTAAAGAAAAACCACAAGAAGCAGAAGTTGTGGCAGTAGGAATTGGTGGAACAGTAGATGGAAAAGAAGTTAAAATGGAAGTAAAAGTAGGAGATAAGGTATTATTCTCCAAATATGCTGGAAATGAAGTAAAAATAGATGCACAAGAGTACACTATTTTAAAACAAGATGACATATTAGCTATAATTGAGTAG